The DNA region AGAGAGGCCGAGATAACCATGCGCTGAACTTCCGAAGTTCCTTCATAGATTTCGGTCAGCTTGGCATCACGGAAGTAGCGCTGCATCGGTGAGTCCATCATATAGCCGTAGCCGCCGAACACCTGAATTCCCAGTGTGGATGCCCGCATTGCCAGTTCCGTGGCGTACAGTTTGGCCATGGCAGCCTGCGTCCGGAACGGCTGTTCGTTATCCGCCAGCCAGGCTGTTTGATAGGTGAGCAATCTGGCTGCTTCCAGCTCGGTGTACATATCGGCCAGCCGCCAGCTAATCGCCTGATAGGAAGCAATCGGCGCGCCGAATTGCTTGCGGTTTTTGGCATATTCAACGGCTCTCTCCAGAATAGCGCGGGTAATGCCGATGGCCTGCGCCGCTATTCCTATCCTGCCGTGGTCTATCAGCTCCAGAAAGATGCGCATGCCCCGTCCCTCATCACCGAGCCGGTTGGCCGCCGGCACACAGCAGTCCTCCAGTACCTGGTCGGCATTGGTGGCGGCGCGCATACCCAGTTTATCGTACTTCTTGCCCTTGCTGTACCCTGGCATTTCCGCCTCTACGAGAAACGCCGTCATGCCCCGCTCCCCTAGCTCCGGTACATTGGCAAAGGCGAGCACCACATCACAGACATCGCCATTGGTGATGAATATCTTGGTGCCATTGAGTATATAGTCATCGCCATCTCTGGCCGCGGTCATCTGAACACTGCTGACATCGCTGCCGGCTTCCGACTCTGTTATGGCCATGGCACCGACCTTCTCCCCTTTCACCAGAGCGGGCAAGAACTTCTGCTTCTGCTCCTCGGTGCCAAAACGGTAAATCGGCGCGGCACACAAGCACAGGTGCGCATCCAGGATATCGGCGGTGGCGGCACATGCTCTAGAGAGCTCTTCCACAGCAATGGCCACGGAAAGCTCATCTCCACCGCTGCCGCCGTACTCGGGAGGTATACCCAACCCGAGCAGCCCCATCTCCGCCATCATCTTAAAATTATCCCAGGCGAACTCCTGTTTCCGGTCCAGCTCGTCGGCCACCGGCGCCAGTTTCTCATTGGCGAAATCTCTGACCGTGGTCTGGAGCATCTTGTGCTCTTCACTGAGAGAAAAGTCCACTGCTTCCTCCTTCCCGGTGCGACAACTACTGCGGATACTAGACAAATCGTAAACCTAACACTATCGATTGTCAAGAAATGAAAAACGTGCTTTGTTGTTAAAATGATGACAAAAATGACTCGCTTGATTTAGAACATCTGTGCTATTTTATTATGGTCGACTAAAATAACGAGGGTAA from Chloroflexota bacterium includes:
- a CDS encoding acyl-CoA dehydrogenase family protein; this translates as MDFSLSEEHKMLQTTVRDFANEKLAPVADELDRKQEFAWDNFKMMAEMGLLGLGIPPEYGGSGGDELSVAIAVEELSRACAATADILDAHLCLCAAPIYRFGTEEQKQKFLPALVKGEKVGAMAITESEAGSDVSSVQMTAARDGDDYILNGTKIFITNGDVCDVVLAFANVPELGERGMTAFLVEAEMPGYSKGKKYDKLGMRAATNADQVLEDCCVPAANRLGDEGRGMRIFLELIDHGRIGIAAQAIGITRAILERAVEYAKNRKQFGAPIASYQAISWRLADMYTELEAARLLTYQTAWLADNEQPFRTQAAMAKLYATELAMRASTLGIQVFGGYGYMMDSPMQRYFRDAKLTEIYEGTSEVQRMVISASLFR